AGGGTGCATGAACAATTTGGAAAAACAATGTAACCAAGTGAAACCATTGAAACCATCAAAACTGAAGTGTTAACAATACAATCAACGACAAAAGACTAGAGCTAGAAACAATGTCCAGATACTCTAAATACTTCAGTGGTTTGAGAGACATTTGTCAGCATTTCATAGCAGTCTGAACGAGTGCATGTCCTGTCAATGGGCCAGTGGGGTCAagtgtttccaaaatgactgaaATTTTCCAACAGCTTTTCATCAGCATTGTCAACCATGGCAATGTCAGCAAAAGTAACAAACAATTAATAATTAGCCCTTTTCACAGCTGCTTTTTTCAGAAAAGCACACAAATGTGGTTTGTTTCATTAACATTCTATTTGGTTATTTCAGTTTAACTTTTTTAAGTAAATATCTTGATTTCCTGGAACATAAGTATCATTAATCCCACTTGAATCACCTGTACTTTAACTGCTGTAACAGGCATAAATGTACACTGGGTCATCAGTAGAATTTAATATGTTATCACTAATAAGTAATATGAATAATTATTGAAGAATTATGTGATTAATCCTcaaagtgatttttattttttcacagaatgCCGAGGGACTACAATGAGGATGAGGATCCTGcagcgaggaggaggaagaagaaaaggtgAGGTCCTTCAGTGTCACTTGGTTTCCATATGAAAATGTCAACTTCATTAGTGATTAAGATACCAGTTACACAGCAACATGTTATGACATGGTTAATGAACATAGTTGCAATATGTTTTTTTGATGGACCTTTTTTAGACTGTCAGTTCTATTTTGTCCACAAATTGTCTTTTGtatctttttcatcttgttatgccagttttgttttttttacactattttttgtttttttgtgtcctttttgttttgtttcatcttgtatgtcgttttcatcttttatatGTTGTTTGGTCTTTGACATTGTTTTTACCTTGTGAtggcttttatgttgtttttgtctcatttaggCTTGTACATGATTTTTATCTCACTGTGTCTTTACGTACTTTTCTACTTTGCTACACTGTCACATGATAACGTTTTTGACTATATCAACAGTAATCAAAAGTATCGATGTTGTGTTGCAGTTACTACGCTAAGCTACGTCAGCAGGAGATGGAGCGAGAGAGAGAACTGGCTGAAAAATACAGAGACCGAGCAAGAGAACGACGAGATGGCGTCAACAAGGACTACGAAGAGACAGAGCTGATCAGTACCACAGCGAACTACAGAGCTGTGGGTCCTACTGCCGAGGCGTGAGTAAAGCTAATGCTAACTTCAAAGCGTTCTCTTTTCTCATTCAGTTTTACATCTCTTTCGTGACCATGatattatatttgttgttttgcagTGATAAATCAGCAGCAGAAAAGCGTCGTCAGTTGATCCAGGAGTCAAAGTTCTTGGGTGGTGACATGGAACATACTCACTTGGTGAAAGGTTTGGATTTTGCTTTGCTGCAGAAGGTGAGAAATACACCTCCACAAATCTGACCGACAGGTGAGGATGAGGCTGTTTGGACTCCTCTACATGTTCTGTGTTTCAGGTGAGAGCTGAGATCACCAGtaaggagaaagaagaagaagacctgATGGAGAAAGTCCAGAAAGAGGCAAAGTAAGACCACACCTTTATCTGCTTTACTTGTCTGTATCTCACCTGTAAAAAAGATAaatatgtaacaagatgaaaatgatgtaataaTCTTTCACTTGTCTGTCTCTGTCAGGAAAGATGTGGAACCTGAGGAGAAGATGGAGTTTAAAACCCGTCTTGGTGAGTTCATAGTTAGTcggttattatagtattattaaaGCATTCAGCTAAAAAgttattttaatacatgtttccgattttttttttttttttttttaaatccacacACCAAACATAGATTGACTCTGATCCTCCACTGAAATGACATGTTCAGAATTGTATTTATTTGAAGTGCTAGCGAATGCTTTGTTCACACAATGTTTTCATTTTCCTGATGTTCTTTCCTCTACAGGTAGAAACATCTACCGTGTGGTGTTCAGATCAGGGCAACTAGAGAGGAATGAGCTATTCCTGCCCGGCAGGATGGCCTACGTGGTAGATCTGGATGATGAGTTCACCGACACTGACATCCCTACCACACTGATCCGCAGCAAGGCCGACTGTCCCAGCATGGAGGTACTTCTGTCTATTGATAATGACATTTACAttgacatttatgcatttggcagacgattTTTTCCAAAttgacttacaggggaagattaacaattcagctctctctctacttcttttgtaaagcaccTTACAAATTTAATACCTGAAGTCATGAACATGTCTTTGTTTCAGGCTCAGACCACTCTGACCACTAATGACATCGTGATCTCGAAGCTGACTCAGATCCTGTCCTACCTCAGACAGGGGACACGTcacaagaagatgaagaagaaggataAAGGTGACACTGAGCTGTTAGCATTAGAGACAGTAATCAATACCATTTCATTCATGCCAGTGCCATTATCCCTTATGCATACCGGTCTGATTCTTCAGCATTTTTTTCTAATGaggtttttttgtgtcatttcaacTATTTATATCAGTCCAGTCCTCACTATAATGCACGTAGTTTTTGGTCATTCAGTGTAAATACAAGTTTATAAACCAGTGTTTCCCATTTAACATTATTTCTATGGACCCACTTTATAATAAAGCaactagaagaaaaaaattattagtgtTAAGAATTAGTGTTAGTTGACATGTAGTGTGTGTTTGGTACAAATTGTTGAACTCTTTGTGTCTGCAGGTAAACTGGATGACAAGAGGGCTCCTGaggctgatctcaggtcagttcaGCTGCCACAGTTTAGCATAAAGATGTCACCTGGCCATTAGTGTAAGCCCTGCCCTTAAACTCTGTGTGTGCTTTAGTATCTTTGATGACGTAGGAGACTACATTCCGTCGTCCACCTCATCCTCCAAACCCACCAAAGAGAAAGACCGACACCGGGAACGGGAGCGCGACAGAGACCGCGAAAGGGACCGAGAGGATGACAGCAAGAGCCGCAGACACAGCTACTTCGAAAAACCACGTGGAGATGAACACCAGGTTGAGACAAACCCACTGATGCAAAATCACCCCACTGGGGACTAGTCAGTGATTAATTAATGACACATGGAGGGAAACGGGCATTTTTTTGGTTTCTGAGGTTAATCATCACTGTCTGTGTGCCTGCAGGTTCTGGAGGTGGATACAGGTAAGTCACTTAATTTGTAACTGCACTCAAACACATTACACTGGTAAGTTTTCATTGTACCCATTTGGATTTAGTCATCCAACAGTAAAATCAGAGACTCCTTGGTTAGACATTAGACACTAAACCCACTTAATAGTTGGTGTTAAAATAATGCCTTTTACAACATTATCTGTATGTCAGAAACCTGCCAGAAGGCGTTCCATTCGAGTTCATGTATCATAAAATAATACAACATATAGAATAAATAGCAACACCTGAAAGATATCCTCTCAGATTCGTAGGTTTTTCACTACCCAACAGTGTCAAAATAGATAATAAGCATGCATCTGACTTCCTAGTCTTTTTTTCCCACCAGTTCAATATGGTACTTCcatttctgtttttgtatttcaGGTCCTGGATCAGTCAGAGAGCAGATAAAGATGATCAATGAGAAGTTTGCAGGAGCAGCAGGAAGCCAATGGCCAGGCCAGGAAGCATATCCTTCATTACTATTGGATTCACACGGGGAGGGAGACGggacagtgttgttgtttttaacctTCACTGAAACATTCTGGAAATAAATGCATAACAACGTTTTACATACAAGTGCCGTTCTGGGCAGGGAATGAATCTCAGTGTCTCAGCATGTGCAGCAATGTGGACATTATGCAGGTTAGTTGAGGTGAAGGTCCTCGATTTACTGGTCTATGTTTCTGCCTTCACCTGTGGTTCGAAAGCTGTGGCTAAGTACTGAAAGAACAAGATGACAGGTTAAAGTGGTAGAAGTGAGTTCTCCTTTAGAGAGAGGGTGTGGAGGCTGACCATCAGAAAGTGCTCAGAGTAGAACCACTGCATCTCCACATCCACAGGAGCTAGTTCAGGTGGGTCATGAGATCAGAAAGGCGCCAAGAAGCGTCACTGGCGAGATGTTTGATGTCAAACTGGGAGGAGACCTGAATCAAATGGGAGCTAGGCTTCTCTGTTTAGGGATAAGATGAAGAAAAATAGGAggaagaaaatggatagatactgTATATTTAAATATCAGCCCACAGCGATGTTGATGTTGTTCTTAACTAGTGTGAACTGGTCTGAGGAGAGATAGCAGCAAAGAACAGCTGGGAGATTTCTTTGGAGGATCAAATTCTTATGCGGAGTGTTACCCTGCTACGTAAGCAACAACATACACAGAAATAAACAATTATCACTTTCACACAGCTATTAGTTAAGAAATCTATAATTCAGAAAACAttcatttaaaaataattttgctggtgtttgtgtgtttgtaggatGGATGACTTGGCTGTAGACAGTGATGAAGAGGTGGACTATAGTAAGATGGACCAggtaactataaaaaaaaaaacagcatgcaTCACAGTCTGGCTTTTCATCGAAATAATGTATGAAAAGTAGCAATCTGTACTGTAGAATAATTGAACATAATAGTTCCATGTTTTTGTTCCAGGGGAATAAGAAGGGTCCTCTTGGTCGCTGGGACTTCGACACTCAGGAGGAATATTCAGACTACATGAACAATAAGGAGGCTCTGCCAAAGTACGTCTTATCCTTCAGCAATGACtgatacattcacacacactgaTCTCTCAGCGGTGACTAACTGGCCAATAATCAGTGATCCATCAGCAGTGAATGACTGCCTCACTCATTGATCCCTCGGTAATGACTGACAGGCTCACACACTGATACCTCAAGAGCTAACGGACTAAAAATCTGACCCTTTAGCAGTGACCAGTTAGGCTAATACTGATCCCACAGCAACAACTGACAGACTGTGAGATGCTCTCTGCTCAGCATCGACCTACAGATTAATACTCACTGATCCCTGAGCAATGACTGATAGGCCTACATGCTGATACCTCACTAATGATATGTGATGAAAGTTACTAATCCCTCAGTAAAGACCGATAGGCCTACAGTTGACCTCTCTGTGCCGACTGACAGAATAATCCTGATCTTTAATATGGACGATAGACCTACATGACCAACTGGCTAATAACCACTGATCCCTCAGTGAGAACTGACAGgctt
The Sphaeramia orbicularis chromosome 14, fSphaOr1.1, whole genome shotgun sequence DNA segment above includes these coding regions:
- the ik gene encoding protein Red, translated to MPETESYSNPLAPEGHEVDDHRAAAQSKLTNDDFRKLLMTPRATPSSAPPSKSRHHEMPRDYNEDEDPAARRRKKKSYYAKLRQQEMERERELAEKYRDRARERRDGVNKDYEETELISTTANYRAVGPTAEADKSAAEKRRQLIQESKFLGGDMEHTHLVKGLDFALLQKVRAEITSKEKEEEDLMEKVQKEAKKDVEPEEKMEFKTRLGRNIYRVVFRSGQLERNELFLPGRMAYVVDLDDEFTDTDIPTTLIRSKADCPSMEAQTTLTTNDIVISKLTQILSYLRQGTRHKKMKKKDKGKLDDKRAPEADLSIFDDVGDYIPSSTSSSKPTKEKDRHRERERDRDRERDREDDSKSRRHSYFEKPRGDEHQVLEVDTGPGSVREQIKMINEKFAGAAGSQWPGQEAGLRRDSSKEQLGDFFGGSNSYAECYPATMDDLAVDSDEEVDYSKMDQGNKKGPLGRWDFDTQEEYSDYMNNKEALPKAAFQYGIKMSEGRKTRRFKETNEKAELDRQWKKISAIIEKRKKMEADGVDVKRPKY